The following are encoded together in the Geobacter sulfurreducens PCA genome:
- a CDS encoding GeoRSP system radical SAM/SPASM protein — MSSRGERGGTGEATQAHPAIRRGAGDEATAASRADAPSLEAPLTINWAINNTCNFACRHCYSRGDTHEELPRDVLLACLGKAAAAGVFSVNFGGGEPLLHPGLLEIARHASGSGLRISLNSNGWLIDRDTAAALRDAGFTRVGISIDSHLPRVHDRFRGVDGSHGRAVAALRHLAGAGIATSISTVICRINHTAIDDLVTFAREQGVGQLNFHNFKCSGLGLSHRDELDLSPAEWREFYRGALAARERESGLDVSLDDPIIALLGARDAGSLVKGSVCGKLSLNIKTNGDMTPCGFIPVVIGNIVRDDLKQVWRDSAVLAALRTKKPTGKCAGCSAYEDCLGGCSARALALTGDLNSPDPHCWA, encoded by the coding sequence GTGAGTTCGCGTGGCGAGCGCGGCGGCACAGGGGAGGCAACGCAGGCGCATCCGGCGATACGCCGGGGAGCCGGCGATGAGGCCACCGCTGCCAGCCGAGCGGACGCGCCGTCACTGGAAGCGCCCCTCACCATCAACTGGGCCATCAACAACACCTGCAACTTCGCCTGCCGCCACTGCTACAGCCGGGGGGACACCCACGAGGAACTCCCCCGGGACGTCCTTCTGGCATGCCTGGGAAAGGCGGCCGCTGCCGGGGTCTTTTCCGTCAATTTCGGCGGCGGGGAACCCCTCCTGCACCCGGGGCTGCTGGAGATCGCCCGGCACGCCAGCGGGTCGGGATTGCGGATTTCCCTGAACAGCAACGGCTGGCTCATTGACCGGGACACGGCGGCGGCCCTGCGGGACGCCGGGTTCACCAGGGTGGGTATCAGCATCGACAGCCACCTCCCCCGGGTCCACGACCGGTTCCGCGGCGTTGACGGCAGCCACGGCCGGGCCGTGGCTGCCCTGCGGCATCTGGCCGGGGCGGGCATCGCCACCTCTATCTCCACGGTGATCTGCCGGATCAATCACACGGCCATCGACGATCTGGTGACCTTTGCCCGGGAGCAGGGGGTGGGACAGCTCAACTTCCACAATTTCAAGTGCTCGGGGCTGGGTCTGTCCCACAGGGATGAACTGGACCTTTCGCCCGCCGAGTGGCGGGAGTTCTACCGGGGCGCCCTGGCCGCCAGGGAGCGGGAGTCGGGGCTCGACGTCTCCCTGGACGACCCGATCATCGCCCTCCTGGGAGCCCGCGATGCGGGGAGCCTCGTGAAGGGTAGCGTCTGCGGCAAGCTCTCCCTGAACATCAAGACCAACGGCGACATGACCCCCTGCGGCTTCATTCCCGTTGTCATCGGCAACATCGTGCGGGACGACCTGAAGCAGGTCTGGCGGGACTCGGCAGTACTGGCGGCGCTGCGTACCAAGAAGCCCACCGGCAAGTGCGCCGGCTGCAGCGCGTACGAGGAC
- a CDS encoding GeoRSP system PqqD family peptide chaperone: protein MKTIHRNPDVMWREEADALARVLEALDRGEAVEETGTSVLFSGGTMLSLNYLGTEIWKLCDGRTPEGIVAELLPQFEVDEAVLREDVQAFLDELAVKGFIRYAE, encoded by the coding sequence GTGAAGACGATTCATCGCAACCCCGACGTCATGTGGCGCGAGGAGGCCGATGCCCTGGCCCGGGTCCTGGAGGCCCTGGACCGGGGCGAGGCGGTGGAGGAGACCGGCACCTCGGTCCTGTTCTCCGGTGGGACCATGCTCTCCCTCAACTATCTCGGCACTGAAATCTGGAAGCTCTGTGACGGCCGGACCCCGGAGGGCATCGTGGCGGAGCTGCTCCCCCAGTTCGAGGTGGACGAGGCGGTGCTGCGGGAAGATGTCCAGGCATTCCTGGACGAACTGGCCGTCAAGGGATTTATCCGCTATGCAGAATGA
- a CDS encoding cupin domain-containing protein, producing MKSQVLDVQTLKTFNDEKRHQETIWSDDHARVSLICMKPGQEIVTHTHHGSHIWMVMEGTGQFQSGGKTQSITTGQIVIVPAFEDHGIRNASQENLVIASITAQGD from the coding sequence ATGAAATCACAGGTGCTCGACGTCCAGACCCTCAAAACGTTCAACGATGAAAAACGTCACCAGGAAACCATCTGGTCCGATGATCACGCCCGGGTGAGCCTCATCTGCATGAAGCCCGGCCAGGAGATCGTGACCCACACCCACCACGGCAGCCATATCTGGATGGTCATGGAGGGTACCGGCCAGTTCCAGTCCGGCGGCAAGACCCAGTCCATCACCACGGGGCAGATCGTGATCGTTCCCGCGTTCGAGGACCACGGCATCCGCAACGCTTCCCAGGAGAATCTGGTCATTGCCTCCATAACGGCGCAGGGGGATTAG